One region of Streptomyces capillispiralis genomic DNA includes:
- the mycP gene encoding type VII secretion-associated serine protease mycosin has product MRSRSKRTRRPLSVASAALGLLLVGIAATPAHAESVRDMQWHLDAMHAEEMWKVSKGEGVTVAVIDSGVDDSLADLKGQVLDGKDYSEQRGDEHTDIDQHGTSMAALIAATGARGSQQGSYGLAPAAKILPIRMRYATENYGQVDNKAEYSRVLTRAIRYAADTDAQIINISMGSSNAPGRKNVGTPELASAVRYAIAKGKLIFAAVGNAGDRSNLPEYPASTPGVVGVGAADKNGNVLETSQSGPQVDLTAPGEDIINACLEGTQVCTGSGTSASTALASASAALIWAQHPDWTNHQVLRVMLNTAGKANSGAQRTDFVGYGIVRPRIALKNPGDPGPADEFPLPDLAAAASKPPSAETSPSAGAGGNDSVTDEASPATAASTNSDGLNSSWIALGAAAGTLLAAAVAIPTLRARRRRSAPVPASPPLPPPYSPYGPAPQQPPAYGPPPGHIAPPPPTSGQDRGRRS; this is encoded by the coding sequence ATGCGCAGCAGGAGCAAACGAACGCGGCGGCCTCTCTCGGTGGCATCGGCTGCACTCGGCCTGCTGCTCGTCGGCATCGCCGCCACACCCGCCCACGCCGAGTCGGTACGTGACATGCAATGGCACCTCGACGCCATGCATGCCGAGGAGATGTGGAAGGTCAGCAAGGGAGAGGGCGTCACCGTCGCAGTCATCGACTCCGGCGTCGACGACTCCCTTGCCGACCTGAAGGGTCAGGTCCTCGACGGCAAGGACTACTCCGAGCAGCGTGGTGACGAGCACACCGACATCGATCAGCACGGAACGTCCATGGCGGCACTGATCGCAGCCACAGGCGCACGGGGATCCCAGCAGGGCTCCTACGGCCTTGCGCCAGCCGCCAAGATCCTCCCCATTCGTATGCGCTACGCCACGGAGAACTACGGCCAAGTCGACAACAAGGCCGAGTACTCACGCGTTCTGACGAGGGCCATTCGCTACGCGGCGGACACCGACGCGCAGATCATCAACATCTCCATGGGCAGCTCCAACGCACCAGGCAGGAAGAACGTCGGCACGCCGGAACTCGCCTCCGCGGTCCGCTACGCCATCGCGAAGGGCAAGCTGATCTTCGCCGCCGTCGGCAACGCCGGCGACAGGTCGAACCTTCCGGAGTACCCAGCTTCCACACCGGGCGTCGTAGGAGTCGGGGCGGCGGACAAGAACGGCAACGTGCTGGAGACATCTCAGAGCGGTCCGCAGGTTGACCTCACTGCCCCCGGTGAAGACATCATCAACGCCTGCCTGGAAGGTACTCAGGTCTGCACAGGAAGCGGAACCAGTGCCTCGACAGCGCTGGCCTCGGCCTCGGCCGCGCTCATCTGGGCCCAGCATCCCGACTGGACCAACCACCAGGTACTCCGGGTCATGCTGAACACCGCGGGAAAGGCCAACAGCGGTGCACAGCGAACCGACTTCGTCGGCTACGGCATCGTCCGTCCCCGCATCGCACTGAAGAACCCGGGGGATCCGGGCCCCGCGGACGAGTTCCCCCTCCCCGACCTGGCCGCAGCCGCCTCGAAGCCGCCGTCGGCCGAGACATCCCCATCGGCAGGCGCAGGGGGCAACGACTCCGTCACCGACGAGGCGAGTCCCGCGACCGCCGCCTCGACCAACAGCGACGGCCTCAATTCCTCGTGGATTGCTCTGGGCGCAGCCGCCGGTACCCTCCTCGCGGCGGCCGTCGCCATACCGACACTCCGCGCCCGCCGCCGACGCTCAGCCCCGGTGCCGGCGTCCCCGCCCCTTCCTCCGCCGTACTCCCCCTACGGGCCCGCGCCTCAACAGCCCCCGGCCTACGGCCCCCCGCCGGGGCACATCGCTCCCCCGCCGCCGACCAGCGGCCAGGACAGGGGCCGGCGCTCCTGA
- a CDS encoding WXG100 family type VII secretion target produces MTHEQLAALLDSASPEGASQLAAKLSKASSTITKIGDDLMTYVKGLEWQGEGGDAFRDWGGQSAAATLRLGEYAEVASRWMATVAQAVAEAKAALPDTSETTRAEADLADARKTLAAAEDPGARNDPEARKLAQTAQSDAAAAQQRMEAARAEAVQQLRKLAQTYEYSAYQVNSVPPPTFAPPADHLDEGEWRQSDQHAVAVPGGSSAATTFSSGTSGFQERTGAPAPVPTGSYVTPSEGSRTPDREPSRPATMEIDSVATVPDTRSPSSTNAPTPPNGPGPRPDAMQQPAVVPPGALGRLSPQGSLGPQQLPSVTRPPLLPGQGTAGGGRLRVPGETGIIGGRPVSPGGGRLSTGIPQGTVIGGERRAPQGYGPMGRAVPPGIPAAAGPSSGQSSTGGSRRLASETGGVFGNRPAQPGRTGSRPFTPGGAGLVRPPSASDPAHGSASGRTGGTALAPHQQVPRRETRQEQNQRPDYLAEEEETWNRRDSRAVPPVID; encoded by the coding sequence ATGACCCACGAGCAACTGGCGGCGCTTCTCGACTCGGCGAGCCCTGAGGGGGCGTCCCAGCTCGCGGCCAAACTGTCCAAGGCCTCGTCGACGATCACCAAGATCGGCGACGACCTCATGACGTACGTCAAGGGGCTGGAGTGGCAGGGCGAGGGCGGTGACGCCTTCCGTGACTGGGGTGGACAGAGCGCGGCCGCGACGCTCCGTCTGGGCGAGTACGCCGAGGTGGCGTCGCGTTGGATGGCGACGGTGGCCCAGGCGGTCGCGGAGGCCAAGGCGGCGCTGCCGGACACCTCCGAGACCACCCGGGCCGAGGCGGACCTCGCCGACGCGAGGAAGACGCTGGCAGCAGCAGAGGACCCCGGTGCCCGCAACGATCCCGAGGCCCGCAAGCTGGCGCAGACGGCCCAGTCCGACGCGGCGGCGGCGCAGCAACGGATGGAGGCGGCGCGCGCGGAGGCCGTGCAGCAGCTGCGGAAGCTGGCTCAAACCTACGAGTACTCGGCGTATCAGGTGAACAGCGTGCCGCCGCCCACGTTTGCGCCACCGGCCGATCACCTTGACGAGGGGGAGTGGCGGCAGTCGGACCAGCACGCCGTTGCTGTGCCCGGTGGTTCCTCTGCGGCGACCACGTTCTCCTCCGGGACCAGTGGGTTCCAGGAGCGTACCGGGGCGCCCGCCCCCGTACCGACCGGCTCATACGTGACTCCCTCCGAGGGATCCCGGACGCCTGACAGGGAGCCGTCACGCCCTGCCACGATGGAGATCGACAGCGTGGCCACTGTGCCGGACACCCGATCTCCTTCTTCCACCAATGCGCCGACGCCGCCTAACGGCCCCGGTCCGCGTCCCGACGCCATGCAACAACCGGCTGTCGTCCCTCCTGGCGCACTGGGCCGGTTGAGCCCTCAAGGCTCACTCGGACCTCAGCAGTTGCCGTCGGTCACTCGGCCGCCTCTGCTGCCCGGCCAGGGAACTGCAGGCGGAGGCCGCCTCCGTGTGCCTGGAGAGACCGGGATCATCGGGGGACGTCCGGTGTCGCCCGGTGGGGGCAGGCTGTCGACCGGCATTCCTCAAGGGACGGTGATCGGCGGCGAACGACGTGCACCGCAGGGGTACGGGCCGATGGGGCGTGCTGTCCCTCCTGGCATTCCTGCGGCCGCAGGCCCGTCCTCCGGGCAGAGCAGTACAGGCGGGTCGCGACGCCTCGCGTCGGAGACCGGCGGTGTGTTCGGCAACCGGCCGGCCCAGCCGGGGCGTACCGGGTCTCGGCCGTTCACGCCCGGCGGCGCCGGCCTGGTGCGGCCACCGAGCGCCAGCGACCCGGCGCACGGTTCGGCGTCCGGTCGCACCGGCGGCACCGCGCTCGCACCCCATCAGCAGGTCCCCCGCCGGGAGACTCGGCAGGAGCAGAATCAACGACCGGACTACCTCGCTGAAGAGGAAGAGACCTGGAACCGCAGGGATTCGCGAGCGGTTCCGCCGGTCATCGACTGA